A genome region from Bufo gargarizans isolate SCDJY-AF-19 chromosome 2, ASM1485885v1, whole genome shotgun sequence includes the following:
- the LOC122925439 gene encoding olfactory receptor 510-like, with the protein MCEENQTQITQIRLLGFRGLHKYKTLLFIGLFLTYSFIIVGNLLIILLVTTFDHLKTPMFIFLKHLSIADVLVTTSVVPMMLGIIFDGEGSLPFWGCLMQLYSFGIFVFVQCFLIAVMSYDRYLAICHPLRYSSLMSPDICLQLVIGSWFLDTLLTSSEFFLLIQFDFCGLNYIDHFFCDFGPIVELATSDTSNLMVQDFVICFLGIFFPFAFIIMTYLCIFFTIVNISSTHGRRKTFSTCSSHLTTVCVFYGTIITVYMVPSEGSTSNTNKYRSLLYIIVTPVMNPIIYSLRNNEIKRAIQKMMRSIFQNGWKR; encoded by the coding sequence ATGTGTGAGGAGAATCAGACACAAATCACTCAGATACGTCTTCTTGGATTTCGAGGTCTACACAAGTACAAGACTCTTCTATTCATTGGTCTTTTCCTGACTTATTCATTTATCATTGTTGGAAACCTTCTAATCATCCTTTTAGTGACCACTTTTGACCACCTTAAAACCCCAATGTTCATCTTTCTGAAACACTTATCCATAGCTGATGTTTTAGTAACCACCAGCGTTGTGCCCATGATGTTGGGCATAATATTTGACGGGGAGGGAAGTTTGCCCTTTTGGGGCTGTCTCATGCAGTTGTATTCCTTTGGAATATTTGTATTTGTTCAATGTTTTCTCATTGCCGTCATGTCATATGATCGATATTTGGCCATTTGCCATCCATTGCGTTATTCTTCACTGATGAGTCCAGATATTTGTCTCCAGCTCGTTATTGGGTCATGGTTTTTAGACACTTTGTTGACATCAAGTGAGTTCTTTTTATTAATCCAGTTTGACTTCTGTGGCTTGAATTACATTGACCATTTTTTCTGTGACTTTGGCCCCATAGTGGAATTGGCCACTTCAGACACTTCCAATTTAATGGTGCAAGACTTTGTTATCTGTTTTTTAGGAATTTTCTTTCCATTTGCATTTATTATTATGACTTACCTTTGTATTTTCTTCACCATCGTTAACATTTCTTCCACTCACGGTAGAAGAAAAACCTTCTCCACTTGTAGCTCCCATCTGACCACAGTGTGTGTATTTTACGGAACCATAATTACGGTCTACATGGTTCCATCTGAAGGAAGCACATCCAACACCAATAAATACAGATCTCTCTTGTACATAATAGTGACACCAGTGATGAACCCCATCATCTACAGCCTGAGGAATAACGAGATCAAGAGAGCTATCCAGAAGATGATGAGATCTATCTTTCAGAATGGATGGAAAAGATGA